One region of Microbacterium sp. M28 genomic DNA includes:
- a CDS encoding MFS transporter produces MRSAPLSPATTPGWRAWLIWSVGVAAYTLAITNRTSLGAVGVDAAERFQADASTLSLFAVVQLAVYGGMQIPIGILLDKYGSRPIITIGMVLMAAGQLVMAVSPSIGIALVARVLLGAGDAAVFPAVLRLVATWFPAQRGPVMVQFTGLVGQTGQLVALIPLAALLHATTWTITFGSIAGLGILFAVLVFAVIRNHPPELAADVTVNTDTGVVRVVTSAIDTGVGIRAAWAHPGTRLAFWSHFTTPFAGTAFVILWGMPFLTAGEGLSTAQAATIISVYVVSGMLLGPLIGDLSRRIPNHRSLALVLPAVAAQMIAWTVVIVLPGPAPIWLLYVLAIALATGGPASMIAFDHARTHNPSHRLSTATGVTNAGGFIAALIAIFLIGLALDLQGAGTPETYSLDAFRIAFLAQMPLWLLGATFIVIERKRTRIRIGLDPERRRP; encoded by the coding sequence GTGCGATCGGCTCCCCTCTCCCCCGCGACGACGCCGGGGTGGCGGGCCTGGCTGATCTGGTCGGTGGGCGTCGCCGCCTACACTCTCGCGATCACGAACCGCACCTCGCTCGGCGCCGTCGGCGTCGATGCCGCCGAGCGCTTTCAGGCCGACGCCTCGACGCTGTCCCTGTTCGCGGTCGTGCAGCTCGCCGTCTACGGCGGGATGCAGATCCCGATCGGCATCCTGCTGGACAAGTACGGCTCACGTCCGATCATCACGATCGGCATGGTGCTGATGGCCGCGGGGCAGCTCGTCATGGCCGTCTCGCCGAGCATCGGAATCGCCCTCGTCGCGCGTGTGCTGCTCGGTGCCGGCGACGCGGCGGTGTTCCCGGCCGTCCTGCGCCTGGTGGCCACGTGGTTCCCCGCGCAGCGAGGGCCCGTCATGGTGCAGTTCACCGGCCTGGTCGGGCAGACGGGACAGCTCGTCGCCCTCATCCCGCTCGCGGCGCTCCTGCACGCGACGACATGGACCATCACGTTCGGCAGCATCGCCGGCCTCGGCATCCTGTTCGCCGTCCTCGTGTTCGCGGTGATCCGCAACCATCCACCGGAGCTCGCCGCTGACGTCACCGTGAACACCGACACCGGCGTCGTCCGCGTCGTGACCAGTGCGATCGACACGGGTGTCGGAATCCGCGCGGCGTGGGCGCACCCCGGCACCCGGTTGGCCTTCTGGTCGCACTTCACCACGCCGTTCGCGGGCACGGCGTTCGTGATCCTCTGGGGAATGCCCTTCCTGACCGCGGGCGAAGGCCTCTCGACCGCTCAGGCGGCAACGATCATCTCGGTGTATGTGGTCTCGGGAATGCTCCTGGGTCCGCTGATCGGCGACCTGTCGCGTCGCATCCCGAACCACCGTTCGCTCGCGCTCGTGCTTCCTGCCGTCGCCGCGCAGATGATCGCATGGACGGTCGTCATCGTTCTCCCGGGTCCCGCACCGATCTGGCTCCTGTACGTTCTGGCGATCGCACTCGCCACCGGCGGCCCGGCATCCATGATCGCGTTCGACCATGCCAGGACGCACAATCCGTCGCACCGGCTGAGCACGGCGACCGGCGTGACGAACGCCGGGGGTTTCATCGCGGCGCTGATCGCGATCTTCCTCATCGGGCTCGCGCTCGATCTGCAGGGCGCTGGGACACCCGAAACGTATTCCCTGGATGCTTTCCGCATCGCCTTCCTCGCCCAGATGCCGCTCTGGCTGCTGGGAGCGACGTTCATCGTGATCGAGCGGAAGCGCACCCGCATCCGCATCGGTCTGGACCCGGAACGGAGACGGCCATGA
- a CDS encoding GNAT family N-acetyltransferase, with amino-acid sequence MTGIRITVWDGDEHELARAADLYAQTFAEAPYLEDASAARASFVERIHRYAITKPDVRLLLAWDGTDAVALALGTGIAAGDWWRGRMAALLDEDVLRRWFGDACFCVMELAVRRSHRRGGVAAALMEELLADVPYATAVLSRYAEAEAAAQFYAALGWAEIATGIRIGDSPELCVLARDLR; translated from the coding sequence ATGACCGGCATCCGCATCACCGTGTGGGACGGCGACGAACACGAGCTCGCGCGCGCCGCTGACCTGTACGCTCAGACCTTCGCCGAAGCGCCCTACCTCGAGGACGCCTCGGCCGCCCGAGCATCTTTCGTCGAGCGCATCCACCGTTACGCCATCACAAAACCCGACGTCCGGTTGCTGCTCGCGTGGGACGGCACGGATGCCGTGGCGCTCGCCCTGGGCACAGGAATCGCCGCCGGTGATTGGTGGCGGGGCCGCATGGCCGCGCTTCTGGACGAGGACGTGCTGCGTCGCTGGTTCGGAGACGCCTGCTTCTGCGTCATGGAACTCGCCGTGCGCCGTTCGCACCGGCGCGGCGGGGTCGCCGCGGCATTGATGGAGGAGCTGCTCGCGGACGTGCCCTACGCGACCGCCGTGCTCAGCCGCTACGCCGAAGCGGAGGCGGCGGCACAGTTCTACGCCGCCCTCGGATGGGCCGAGATCGCCACCGGCATCCGCATCGGCGACTCTCCGGAACTCTGCGTGCTCGCGCGGGATCTGCGCTGA
- a CDS encoding GNAT family N-acetyltransferase, translating into MGEATPTIEIRTARDDELEHVVRLRWIWNIHDRGQQPGMTEAEYVAAAAGWARQHAASHIPFVAAAGSDIVGMAWLALAPRVPTTSSLARLSGDLQSCYVLTPYRGRGIGGRLVKTVLEAARDHGAEHVTVHTSPESIAMYARNGFEPHPRLLFADTTSSA; encoded by the coding sequence ATGGGCGAAGCCACACCGACGATCGAGATCCGCACCGCGCGCGACGACGAACTCGAGCACGTGGTGCGGCTCCGTTGGATCTGGAATATCCACGATCGGGGCCAGCAGCCGGGCATGACCGAAGCCGAGTACGTCGCGGCGGCCGCCGGCTGGGCGCGCCAGCACGCCGCATCGCACATCCCGTTCGTCGCCGCGGCCGGTTCCGACATCGTCGGCATGGCCTGGCTCGCGCTGGCTCCGCGGGTTCCCACCACGAGCAGTCTCGCCCGGCTGTCCGGCGACCTCCAGTCCTGCTACGTGCTCACGCCGTACCGCGGCCGTGGCATCGGCGGACGTCTCGTGAAGACGGTGCTCGAGGCCGCACGCGACCACGGGGCCGAGCACGTGACCGTGCACACCTCGCCCGAGTCCATCGCGATGTATGCGCGCAACGGTTTCGAACCGCACCCGCGGCTGCTCTTCGCGGACACCACGAGCAGTGCATGA
- a CDS encoding AAA family ATPase, whose amino-acid sequence MLIWINGAFGAGKTHTAFELKRRLSGAHVADPEVAGFALQRMLPPAARRDFQDLAQWRSSVVETLQQIDAVHPGPVFVPMTIVRDDYFDEILGGLRVRGVDVRHYALIASPETLLKRLSTRIAFIRSGLRRESWAVEQIPRCVAALEQERYATHVATDDRTTDEVVEWIAQDAGLTLTAPRLVPWRYQLRRLRVGMQHIR is encoded by the coding sequence GTGCTGATCTGGATCAACGGGGCCTTCGGCGCCGGCAAGACCCACACGGCGTTCGAGCTGAAGCGTCGGCTTTCGGGCGCCCATGTCGCGGACCCCGAGGTGGCGGGCTTCGCCCTCCAGCGGATGCTTCCGCCGGCCGCTCGTCGAGACTTCCAGGACCTCGCGCAATGGCGCTCTTCGGTGGTTGAGACGCTGCAGCAGATCGACGCGGTGCATCCGGGCCCGGTGTTCGTTCCCATGACGATCGTGCGCGACGACTACTTCGACGAGATCCTCGGCGGGCTGCGCGTCCGCGGCGTCGACGTCCGCCACTACGCGCTGATCGCCAGTCCGGAGACGCTCCTGAAGCGGTTGAGCACACGCATCGCCTTCATACGCTCGGGCCTGCGCCGAGAGTCCTGGGCGGTCGAACAGATCCCCCGCTGCGTCGCGGCCCTCGAGCAGGAGCGCTACGCCACCCATGTCGCGACGGATGATCGGACGACCGACGAGGTCGTCGAGTGGATCGCGCAGGATGCCGGTCTGACGCTGACCGCGCCGCGACTGGTCCCCTGGCGCTACCAGTTGCGGCGCTTGCGCGTCGGCATGCAGCACATCCGCTGA
- a CDS encoding VOC family protein yields MQINATAVSLNVPDEQASAHFAITHFGFTEAMAAEGFVSLEHPTAGVNVIFLRTGLGTFKPERIAGSAGQGLLLVFVVDDIDAEFARIAANGAEVVTAPETEPWGERYCQFADPNGLVWQLVSWVDAPQE; encoded by the coding sequence ATGCAGATCAACGCCACCGCAGTGTCACTCAACGTGCCGGACGAACAGGCGTCTGCGCACTTCGCGATCACCCATTTCGGGTTCACCGAGGCCATGGCTGCCGAAGGATTCGTGTCGCTCGAGCATCCGACTGCCGGGGTCAACGTGATCTTCCTGCGCACCGGATTGGGAACGTTCAAGCCCGAGCGCATCGCCGGCTCGGCGGGACAGGGTCTGCTGCTGGTGTTCGTCGTCGACGACATCGACGCGGAGTTCGCGCGGATCGCGGCGAACGGCGCGGAGGTCGTCACCGCACCCGAGACCGAGCCCTGGGGCGAGCGCTACTGCCAGTTCGCCGACCCGAACGGGCTGGTGTGGCAGCTCGTCAGCTGGGTGGACGCGCCGCAGGAGTGA
- a CDS encoding TetR/AcrR family transcriptional regulator, translating into MVQHLIDLLWADHVEAPRAGRRGPRSRLTGTEVVDAAIEIADADGLAAVTMRRLGERLGISTMSVYTHVNSRDDLLVLMADATRHRMPRPLFAQKDWRSRVRAVAEAERELFLSHLWLLEVTDPRTALGPGAIAQYDHDLHAFDGTGLDDVTRDAAVTFVLDFVRSAARAIATTPVGMGEEWESLGARLDRYVGDDFPLATRVGAAAGATMQAAYSPDHAWRFGVERVIDGLAVLVQETPSPGE; encoded by the coding sequence ATGGTTCAGCACCTGATCGATCTGCTCTGGGCAGACCACGTCGAGGCTCCTCGGGCGGGCCGCCGAGGGCCGCGGTCGCGCCTGACCGGCACGGAGGTCGTCGATGCGGCGATCGAGATCGCTGACGCCGACGGGTTGGCCGCCGTCACGATGCGGCGACTGGGGGAGCGGCTCGGCATATCGACGATGTCCGTGTACACGCACGTCAACAGCCGGGATGACCTGCTCGTCCTGATGGCGGACGCGACGCGGCATCGGATGCCTCGACCCCTGTTCGCGCAGAAGGACTGGCGCTCGCGCGTCCGCGCTGTCGCGGAAGCCGAGCGAGAGCTGTTCCTGTCGCACCTCTGGCTCCTCGAGGTGACAGATCCGCGAACGGCACTCGGGCCGGGCGCCATCGCCCAGTACGACCATGACCTGCACGCCTTCGACGGCACCGGCCTCGACGACGTCACGCGGGATGCCGCCGTGACGTTCGTCCTCGACTTCGTCCGGTCGGCGGCTCGCGCGATCGCGACGACGCCGGTTGGAATGGGGGAGGAGTGGGAGTCGCTCGGCGCGCGCCTCGATCGCTATGTCGGTGACGACTTCCCCCTTGCCACGCGCGTCGGCGCGGCCGCAGGTGCAACGATGCAGGCGGCTTACAGCCCCGACCATGCCTGGCGTTTCGGCGTGGAGCGGGTGATCGACGGGTTGGCCGTGCTCGTTCAGGAGACTCCATCGCCGGGGGAGTGA
- a CDS encoding GNAT family N-acetyltransferase, giving the protein MPADTPLSALDTERLILRRSEESDAVVFRQLWTERDGRVPPHRQIDAAGRPSTEDIAANLRSKRADMRPGLLTVVRRDLGDVIGYCGVVFDGNGEPDEPELAFELLQAVHNRGYATEAGQAVLAWADSAGYRRVWASVWDWNLASRRALEKLGFIESGRVVKESEHGRSLLTVREL; this is encoded by the coding sequence ATGCCCGCGGATACCCCACTCAGCGCTCTCGACACCGAGCGCCTCATCCTGCGGCGCTCCGAGGAGTCGGACGCGGTCGTCTTCCGGCAGCTCTGGACCGAACGCGACGGGCGGGTTCCGCCGCATCGGCAGATCGACGCGGCAGGGCGTCCTTCGACAGAGGACATCGCGGCCAACCTTCGGTCCAAGCGGGCGGACATGAGGCCGGGGCTGCTCACCGTCGTGCGCCGGGATCTCGGCGATGTGATCGGCTACTGCGGCGTGGTGTTCGACGGCAATGGCGAACCAGACGAGCCGGAACTCGCGTTCGAGCTTCTGCAAGCGGTGCACAACCGTGGCTACGCGACCGAGGCCGGGCAGGCGGTGCTGGCATGGGCGGATTCCGCCGGCTACCGACGCGTCTGGGCCAGCGTGTGGGACTGGAATCTCGCATCACGACGAGCGCTCGAGAAGCTCGGGTTCATCGAGAGCGGTCGAGTCGTCAAGGAGAGCGAACACGGCCGGTCACTGCTGACCGTCCGTGAGCTCTGA
- a CDS encoding PLDc N-terminal domain-containing protein has translation MPESVNPLVPAWYDIAWSGAAAVTFILLVISLISVARAARSLSSFQALAWTLVAIFVPVIGPLAWLFIGRRSLGASRSA, from the coding sequence ATGCCTGAGTCCGTGAATCCGCTGGTGCCCGCCTGGTACGACATCGCGTGGTCGGGTGCAGCGGCCGTCACGTTCATTCTTCTCGTGATCTCACTCATCTCGGTCGCACGTGCGGCCAGATCGCTTTCATCGTTTCAAGCGCTCGCGTGGACGCTGGTCGCGATCTTCGTACCGGTCATCGGGCCACTGGCGTGGCTGTTCATCGGGCGGCGTTCACTCGGCGCCTCCAGAAGCGCCTGA
- a CDS encoding class I SAM-dependent methyltransferase, whose protein sequence is MPDSRSLTLCCLLWARPGLVAEMSAYEDAVISLLADHGAEILHRAFGVGNDQHPHEVQLYTFPSQASLDAFLADPRRLELADERDRVIARTELFPVTLAHEHPAGLSGEIRIDWETARAANRANWDDRAALHEQAYGLDAFDDPEHLSDVVRQDLPVLTRFLADETIAGLDVCHLQCHIGTDTVSLARAGAAVTGVDFSPAALRTAARFAERVGAHITWVETDVLDARAAMSADFDVVYTSIGTITWLNDLDRWAEQVHALLKPGGTFFIRDGHPTLYSLDENAPTLTTRYAYFGDGRAQQWDDEGTYVGDGKVAHARTYEWPHPLSEIIGALLRAGLRLIHFDEGRTLPWRFSPRMVEVDGGFAWPDAERDLIPCTYTIVARRD, encoded by the coding sequence ATGCCCGATTCACGTTCCCTGACGTTGTGCTGTCTGCTCTGGGCGCGACCGGGTCTCGTTGCAGAGATGAGCGCGTACGAGGACGCCGTGATCTCGCTGCTCGCAGACCACGGCGCCGAGATCCTGCATCGGGCGTTCGGCGTTGGCAACGACCAGCATCCGCACGAAGTTCAGCTGTACACGTTCCCTTCGCAAGCGTCCTTGGACGCCTTCCTCGCCGATCCACGACGCCTCGAGCTGGCGGATGAGCGCGACCGGGTCATCGCCCGAACCGAACTCTTCCCTGTGACGCTCGCACATGAACATCCTGCAGGGCTCTCAGGAGAAATCCGGATCGACTGGGAAACCGCCCGCGCGGCGAACCGCGCCAACTGGGACGACCGCGCCGCGCTGCACGAACAGGCGTACGGTCTCGACGCCTTCGACGATCCAGAGCATCTCAGCGACGTCGTCCGCCAAGATCTCCCGGTGCTGACGCGCTTCCTCGCGGACGAGACGATCGCCGGACTCGATGTCTGCCACCTGCAGTGCCACATCGGGACCGACACGGTTTCGCTCGCGCGCGCCGGCGCAGCGGTCACCGGTGTCGACTTCTCCCCTGCTGCGCTGCGGACCGCTGCCCGGTTCGCGGAGCGTGTCGGCGCGCACATCACCTGGGTCGAGACGGACGTCCTGGATGCCCGGGCCGCGATGTCCGCTGACTTCGACGTCGTGTACACGAGCATCGGCACCATCACCTGGCTGAACGACCTGGACCGGTGGGCCGAACAGGTGCACGCGCTGCTCAAGCCCGGCGGGACGTTCTTCATCCGTGATGGTCACCCGACCCTCTACTCGCTGGACGAGAACGCGCCGACCCTCACGACCCGGTACGCCTACTTCGGAGACGGACGAGCGCAGCAGTGGGACGACGAAGGGACCTACGTCGGTGACGGTAAGGTTGCGCACGCCCGCACGTACGAATGGCCGCACCCGCTGTCCGAGATCATCGGAGCGCTCCTGCGCGCTGGTCTCCGTCTGATCCATTTCGATGAGGGCAGAACACTTCCCTGGCGGTTCAGTCCGCGCATGGTGGAGGTCGATGGCGGCTTCGCATGGCCGGATGCCGAGCGCGACCTCATCCCCTGCACCTACACGATCGTCGCGCGCCGCGACTGA
- a CDS encoding HAD family hydrolase, with amino-acid sequence MKQFILFDNDGVLVDTEYWYYKAGERALAEVGVALDLDQYLQDMAHGLGTWHQAALAGIDDLTIDGLKKVRNAYYRDSLRTERIEIDGVLDVLDELSQHVRMAIVTTSKKTDFELIHGDRGILRFMDFVLTREDYDQAKPSPEPYLTALERFSAAKADALVVEDSTRGLRSAVAAGIDCVVVHNEFTKTQDFSEATYRIRSLSELGDILS; translated from the coding sequence GTGAAGCAGTTCATCCTTTTCGACAACGACGGCGTGCTGGTCGACACCGAGTACTGGTACTACAAGGCGGGCGAACGTGCGCTGGCCGAGGTCGGCGTGGCGCTCGACCTCGACCAGTATCTGCAGGACATGGCCCACGGGCTCGGCACCTGGCATCAGGCGGCTCTCGCCGGCATCGATGACCTGACGATCGACGGCCTGAAGAAGGTCCGGAACGCGTACTATCGGGACTCGCTGCGGACCGAGCGGATCGAGATCGACGGCGTCCTCGATGTGCTCGACGAGCTCTCGCAGCACGTTCGGATGGCGATCGTGACGACGTCCAAGAAGACCGATTTCGAACTGATCCATGGCGACCGGGGCATCCTCCGCTTCATGGACTTCGTGCTCACCAGAGAGGACTACGACCAGGCCAAGCCATCGCCCGAGCCCTATCTGACAGCTCTCGAACGCTTCAGTGCCGCGAAAGCCGACGCGCTCGTCGTGGAAGACTCCACTCGGGGCCTCCGCTCGGCCGTGGCAGCAGGGATCGACTGCGTCGTCGTGCACAACGAGTTCACGAAGACGCAGGATTTCTCCGAAGCGACCTATCGCATCCGCTCGCTGAGCGAGCTCGGAGACATTCTCTCCTGA
- a CDS encoding excinuclease ABC subunit UvrA translates to MASIADSHDSIRVAGARENNLKDVSVVLPKRRLTVFTGVSGSGKSSLVFDTIAAESRRMIDETYSAFVQGFMPSVPRPDVDVLEGLTTAIIVDQERLGANPRSTVGTVTDANAMLRILFSKLGEPYIGGPTAFSFNIPTQKASGVMTGPGGEKKIVKDAIYLGGMCPRCEGRGAVSDLDLAQIVDESKSLDEGAIMVPGYTADGWMVKGFSASGFYPADKPIAEFTEKQRHLFLYGEVTKVKISGINMTYEGLIPKITKAMLSKDLDALQPHIRAFVQRVATFKTCPECDGTRLTEGARSSKIAGNSIADACRMQVTDLAEWVAELDLPGAGPLLDALRANLNSFVTLGLGYLSLDRPSGTLSGGEAQRIKMLRHLGSSLTDITYVFDEPTIGLHPHDIQRMNSLLFQLRDKGNTVLVVEHKPETITIADHVVDLGPGAGAAGGEICFEGTVEGLRASDTITGRHLDDRATLKDAVRERTGVIEVRGADDNNLQNVDVDIPTGVLTVVTGVAGSGKSSLIHGSVTPRDGVVSIDQSAIKGSRRSNPATYTGLLEPIRKAFAKANGVKPALFSANSEGACPSCKGSGVIITELGFMDTIETPCEDCGGKRFQAAVLEYTLGGKDITEVLDLPVSQAREFFSDGEAKIPAAMAILGRLEDVGLGYLSLGQPLSTLSGGERQRVKLAIQMGEKGDVYVLDEPTTGLHLADVDTILGLLDRLVDAGKTVIVIEHHQAVMAHADWIIDIGPGAGHDGGRVVFEGSPAELVAARSTLTGEHLAEYVGA, encoded by the coding sequence ATGGCGAGCATCGCCGATTCGCACGACAGCATCCGGGTGGCCGGTGCCCGTGAGAACAATCTGAAGGACGTCAGCGTCGTCCTCCCCAAGCGCCGGCTCACGGTGTTCACCGGAGTGTCGGGCTCGGGCAAGAGCTCGCTCGTATTCGACACGATCGCGGCGGAATCGCGCCGCATGATCGATGAGACTTACAGCGCGTTCGTGCAGGGGTTCATGCCTTCGGTGCCGCGTCCCGATGTCGATGTGCTGGAGGGCCTCACCACGGCGATCATCGTCGACCAGGAGCGCCTCGGTGCCAACCCCCGGTCGACGGTCGGCACCGTGACGGATGCGAACGCGATGCTGCGCATCCTGTTCTCGAAGCTGGGAGAGCCGTATATCGGTGGACCGACGGCGTTCTCCTTCAACATCCCGACCCAGAAGGCGAGCGGGGTCATGACAGGGCCCGGCGGCGAGAAGAAGATCGTGAAGGACGCGATCTACCTCGGCGGCATGTGCCCGCGCTGCGAGGGCAGGGGAGCGGTGTCCGATCTGGATCTCGCCCAGATCGTGGACGAGTCGAAGTCGCTGGACGAGGGCGCGATCATGGTGCCCGGCTACACCGCCGACGGCTGGATGGTGAAGGGATTCTCGGCATCCGGCTTCTACCCGGCCGACAAGCCGATCGCCGAGTTCACGGAGAAGCAGCGTCACCTCTTCCTCTACGGAGAGGTCACGAAGGTCAAGATCAGCGGCATCAACATGACCTACGAGGGCCTGATCCCCAAGATCACGAAAGCCATGCTCTCCAAGGATCTGGACGCCCTTCAGCCGCACATCCGCGCCTTCGTCCAGCGGGTCGCGACGTTCAAGACGTGTCCGGAGTGCGATGGCACGCGGCTGACCGAGGGCGCGCGTTCCTCGAAGATCGCAGGAAACAGCATCGCGGATGCGTGCCGGATGCAGGTGACCGACCTCGCCGAGTGGGTGGCGGAGCTGGATCTGCCCGGTGCGGGTCCTCTGCTGGACGCGCTGCGCGCGAACCTGAACTCATTCGTCACCCTCGGCCTGGGCTATCTCAGCCTGGACCGGCCGAGTGGAACGCTCAGCGGGGGAGAGGCGCAGCGGATCAAGATGCTCCGGCATCTCGGCTCGTCGCTGACCGACATCACCTACGTCTTCGACGAGCCGACCATCGGACTTCATCCGCATGACATCCAGCGGATGAACTCGTTGCTGTTCCAGTTGCGGGACAAGGGCAACACGGTGCTCGTGGTGGAGCACAAGCCGGAGACGATCACGATCGCCGACCACGTGGTCGATCTCGGGCCGGGCGCCGGTGCTGCCGGAGGCGAGATCTGCTTCGAGGGGACCGTCGAGGGACTCCGTGCGAGCGACACGATCACGGGTCGCCATCTCGACGACCGTGCGACGCTTAAGGATGCCGTGCGCGAGCGCACCGGGGTCATCGAGGTCCGCGGGGCGGACGACAACAATCTCCAGAACGTCGACGTCGACATCCCGACGGGGGTGCTCACCGTCGTCACCGGGGTCGCCGGTTCAGGCAAGAGTTCCTTGATCCACGGTTCGGTCACACCGCGCGATGGGGTCGTGTCGATCGACCAGAGCGCGATCAAGGGGTCGCGACGCAGCAACCCTGCGACCTACACGGGCCTGCTCGAGCCGATCCGCAAGGCGTTCGCGAAGGCGAACGGGGTCAAGCCGGCGCTCTTCAGCGCGAACTCCGAGGGTGCCTGCCCGTCGTGCAAGGGGTCGGGTGTGATCATCACCGAGCTCGGTTTCATGGACACGATCGAGACGCCATGCGAGGACTGCGGAGGCAAGCGCTTCCAGGCGGCGGTGCTCGAGTACACGCTCGGCGGCAAGGACATCACCGAGGTCCTGGATCTCCCTGTGTCCCAAGCGCGGGAGTTCTTCTCCGATGGCGAGGCGAAGATCCCCGCGGCGATGGCCATCCTCGGTCGACTCGAGGACGTCGGCCTCGGGTATCTGTCCCTCGGGCAGCCGTTGTCCACCCTGTCCGGCGGCGAGCGTCAGCGCGTCAAGCTCGCCATCCAGATGGGGGAGAAGGGCGACGTCTACGTTCTCGACGAGCCCACGACAGGCCTGCACCTCGCGGACGTCGACACGATCCTCGGCCTGCTGGACCGGTTGGTGGATGCCGGCAAGACCGTGATCGTCATCGAGCATCACCAGGCGGTCATGGCGCACGCCGACTGGATCATCGACATCGGACCCGGCGCCGGTCACGACGGTGGACGCGTCGTGTTCGAGGGATCACCCGCCGAGCTCGTCGCCGCCAGGTCGACGCTGACGGGGGAGCACCTGGCCGAGTACGTCGGCGCGTGA
- a CDS encoding VOC family protein, translating into MNITINASFLPHTDAEASLAFYRDTLGFEVRKDVGYQEMRWITVGPVGQPDTAIVLTPPAVDPGINDSERATILELMAKGSFGGIVLATDDVDEAFAAIEAKGADVVQEPIDQPYGIRDCAFRDPAGNMVRLQQA; encoded by the coding sequence ATGAACATCACCATCAACGCGAGTTTCCTTCCGCACACCGACGCCGAGGCGTCGCTCGCCTTCTACCGCGACACGCTCGGATTCGAGGTCCGCAAGGACGTCGGATACCAGGAGATGAGGTGGATCACGGTGGGTCCCGTCGGGCAGCCAGACACGGCGATCGTGCTGACGCCGCCCGCGGTCGACCCCGGCATCAATGATTCCGAGCGCGCCACGATCCTCGAGCTCATGGCGAAGGGCAGCTTCGGCGGTATCGTTCTCGCGACGGACGATGTCGACGAGGCGTTCGCGGCCATCGAGGCGAAGGGCGCCGACGTCGTGCAGGAACCGATCGACCAGCCGTACGGCATCCGCGACTGCGCCTTCCGCGACCCAGCGGGCAATATGGTGCGTCTGCAGCAGGCCTGA
- a CDS encoding helix-turn-helix transcriptional regulator: MRRVRDRIDREYAQPLDVEALARGIHMSAGHLSRQFKQAYGESPYAYLMTRRIERAMALLRRGDLSVTEVCFEVGFSSLGTFSTRFSELVGMPPSAYRENPGLGPGIPSWVEKQATRPIRNREAKAAVRP; encoded by the coding sequence ATGCGTCGGGTCAGGGACCGCATCGACCGCGAGTATGCGCAGCCGCTGGACGTCGAGGCGCTGGCCCGCGGCATCCACATGTCGGCGGGCCATCTCAGCCGGCAGTTCAAGCAGGCGTACGGGGAGTCGCCGTACGCCTACCTCATGACGCGGCGGATCGAGCGGGCCATGGCGCTGCTCCGGCGCGGCGATCTCAGCGTCACGGAGGTGTGCTTCGAGGTCGGGTTCTCGTCGCTGGGTACCTTCAGCACACGCTTCTCGGAGTTGGTGGGCATGCCGCCGAGTGCTTATCGGGAGAATCCGGGTCTCGGGCCGGGAATCCCGTCGTGGGTCGAGAAGCAGGCCACCAGACCGATCAGGAATCGAGAAGCGAAAGCGGCCGTGCGACCGTAG
- a CDS encoding HdeD family acid-resistance protein, with the protein MSDALSEAKSVFTSLRVALAVSGVLALVVGILLLVWPGKSAGVLTWILALFFLIAGLVNIAIGIFSGKGGGWARVGHIALGLLYVVVSVIAFANLAATTATLAIIVGIFIGVGWIVDGIVSLTLIKQAASKGWTIAFAIISIIAGVVVLFAPLYTVLVLWWILGIALVVIGIVQIVRAITLGKDEKSITNDIRTELA; encoded by the coding sequence ATGTCGGACGCACTCTCCGAAGCCAAATCCGTATTCACCTCTTTGCGTGTCGCGCTCGCGGTCTCGGGCGTCCTCGCTCTCGTCGTCGGCATCCTGCTGCTGGTCTGGCCGGGCAAGTCCGCCGGCGTCCTGACCTGGATCCTCGCGCTGTTCTTCCTGATCGCCGGACTCGTGAACATCGCGATCGGCATCTTCTCGGGCAAGGGCGGAGGCTGGGCGCGCGTCGGCCACATCGCCCTCGGCCTGCTCTACGTCGTCGTCAGCGTGATCGCGTTCGCGAACCTCGCAGCGACGACGGCCACCCTGGCGATCATCGTCGGCATCTTCATCGGCGTCGGCTGGATCGTCGACGGCATCGTGTCGCTCACGCTCATCAAGCAGGCTGCGTCCAAGGGCTGGACGATCGCGTTCGCGATCATCAGCATCATCGCGGGCGTCGTGGTGCTCTTCGCACCGCTGTACACCGTGCTCGTGCTGTGGTGGATCCTCGGCATCGCTCTCGTCGTCATCGGTATCGTGCAGATCGTCCGCGCCATCACCCTCGGCAAGGACGAGAAGTCGATCACGAACGACATCCGGACCGAGCTCGCCTGA